A single Pagrus major chromosome 19, Pma_NU_1.0 DNA region contains:
- the enosf1 gene encoding mitochondrial enolase superfamily member 1, translated as MSVRNMLHKITKVTVRDVRFPTSLEQHGSDAMHTDPDYSTAYVVVDTDSGLKGFGLTFTLGKGTEIVVCAVRALAGLVVGKSLQEIVSDFRGFYRLLTSDGQMRWLGPEKGVIHLATAAVLNAVWDLWARAEGKPLWKLLVDMDPKQIVSCIDFRYITDALTEEEALDILVKAQEGKQQREDQMLKEGYPAYTTSCAWIGYSDEQLKQLCTDALKSGWTKFKVKVGADLEDDTRRCRLIRQMIGPDNTLMIDANQRWDVSEAIGWVSSLAEFKPLWIEEPTSPDDILGHAAISKALAPLGIGVATGEQCQNRVMFKQFLQASALQFVQIDSCRLGSVNENLAVLLMAHKFQVPVCPHSGGVGLCELVQHLILFDYICVSGSLSNRMCEYVDHLHEHFTSPVVIHDAHYMPPKDPGYSCEMLESSVQRHQYPEGDVWKQHINN; from the exons ATGTCTGTGCGAAACATGTTGCACAAAATAACCAAAGTGACGGTCAGGGACGTGAGATTCCCGACGTCTTTGGAGCAGCACGGCTCAGACGCGATG CACACCGACCCGGATTATTCCACCGCTTATGTGGTGGTGGACACGGACTCCGGCCTGAAGGGCTTCGGCCTCACGTTCACTCTGGGGAAAGGCACAGAGATAG TGGTGTGTGCTGTGAGGGCCCTGGCAGGACTGGTTGTTGGGAAATCCTTGCAGGAGATTGTGAGCGACTTCCGTGGATTTTACCGCCTCCTGACCAGTGATGGCCAGATGAGATGG TTAGGCCCAGAGAAAGGAGTGATCCACCTGGCCACTGCTGCAGTCCTGAACGCAGTGTGGGATCTGTGGGCGAGAGCCGAGGGCAAG CCGCTGTGGAAGCTACTTGTTGACATG GATCCGAAGCAGATTGTTTCATGCATTGACTTCAGATACATCACTGATGCACTTACAGAGGAGGAGGCTCTGG ACATACTTGTGAAAGCTCAGGAGGGCAAGCAGCAGAGAG AGGATCAGATGCTGAAAGAGGGTTATCCTGCCTACACCACCTCCTGTGCATGGATCGGATACTCAGACGAGCAGCTCAAACAG ctctgtACGGATGCACTTAAGAGCGGCTGGACTAAGTTCAAGGTGAAAGTCGGCGCTGATCTAGAGGACGACACACGCAGGTGCCGCCTCATAAGGCAAATGATCGGACCCGATAACACTTTG ATGATTGATGCTAACCAGAGGTGGGACGTATCCGAGGCCATCGGCTGGGTGTCCAGCCTGGCTGAGTTCAAACCTCTGTGGATCGAGGAGCCCACGAGTCCAGATGACATCCTGGGTCACGCTGCCATCTCCAAG GCTTTGGCTCCACTCGGGATCGGAGTGGCAACAGGAGAGCAG TGTCAGAACAGGGTGATGTTTAAGCAGTTCCTCCAGGCCTCAGCCCTGCAGTTTGTCCAGATAGACAGCTGTCGGCTGGGGAGTGTCAACGAGAACCTGGCTGTGCTGCTGATGGCCCACAAGTTCCAGG TGCCGGTTTGTCCTCATTCTGGAGGAGTCGGTCTCTGTGAGCTCGTCCAGCATCTGATTCTGTTTGACTACATCTGTGTGTCTGGAAGTCTCAGCAACCG GATGTGTGAATATGTAGATCACCTTCACGAACACTTCACCAGCCCTGTGGTGATTCATGACGCCCACTACATGCCCCCCAAG GATCCAGGATATTCTTGCGAGATGCTGGAATCATCAGTGCAGAGACACCAGTACCCTGAAGGAGACGTATGGAAGCAGCACATAAACAACTGA
- the tyms gene encoding thymidylate synthase isoform X1 — translation MPATSEIHTEGTPRESREMTAPEKKNFGVLCDERGYLDQIEYIMQHGRRKGDRTGTGVISVFGAQARYSLRDQFPLLTTKRVFWKGILEELLWFIKGSTNAKELSEKGVKIWEANGSRAFLDGLGFTDREEGDLGPVYGFQWRHFGAEYTNMHADYTGQGVDQLQKVIDTIKKNPEDRRIIMCAWNPKDLPFMALPPCHALCQFYVCDGELSCQLYQRSGDMGLGVPFNIASYALLTYMIAHITGLKPGDFVHTLGDAHIYVNHIEPLKVQLQREIRPFPKLKILRQVESIDDFRAEDFEICDYNPHPTIKMQMAV, via the exons ATGCCCGCCACTTCAGAAATACACACCGAGGGGACGCCCAGAGAGAGCCGTGAAATGACGGCGCCGGAGAAGAAGAACTTCGGTGTTCTGTGCGATGAACGCGGGTATCTGGACCAGATCGAGTACATCATGCAGCACGGCCGCAGGAAGGGAGACCGAACCGGGACCGGAGTCATCTCAGTGTTCGGTGCCCAGGCCAGATACAGCCTGCGAG atCAGTTTCCCCTGCTGACGACCAAGAGAGTGTTTTGGAAAGGGATCCTTGAAGAACTGCTCTGGTTTATCAAG GGGTCAACAAACGCCAAAGAGCTCTCGGAGAAAGGAGTGAAGATTTGGGAAGCCAACGGTTCTCGGGCCTTCCTGGACGGTCTTGGgttcacagacagagaggaaggcgACCTGGGGCCTGTGTATGGCTTCCAGTGGAGGCACTTTGGTGCAGagtacacaaacatgcatgcag ATTACACAGGACAAGGAGTTGACCAGCTGCAGAAGGTCATCGACACCATCAAGAAGAACCCAGAGGACAGACGGATCATCATGTGTGCTTGGAACCCAAAAG ACCTGCCCTTCATGGCTCTGCCCCCCTGCCACGCCCTGTGTCAGTTCTACGTGTGTGACGGTGAGCTGTCGTGTCAGCTGTACCAGCGCTCAGGTGATATGGGCCTCGGGGTGCCGTTCAACATCGCCAGCTATGCACTTCTTACCTACATGATCGCACACATCACAGGACTCAAG CCTGGCGACTTCGTTCACACTCTGGGAGACGCTCACATCTACGTCAACCACATCGAACCCCTCAAAGTACAG CTTCAGAGGGAGATCCGGCCCTTCCCCAAGCTGAAGATCCTGAGACAGGTGGAGAGTATCGATGATTTCCGTGCAGAGGACTTTGAGATCTGCGACTACAACCCTCATCCCACCATTAAGATGCAGATGGCTGTGTAG
- the tyms gene encoding thymidylate synthase isoform X2 codes for MPATSEIHTEGTPRESREMTAPEKKNFGVLCDERGYLDQIEYIMQHGRRKGDRTGTGVISVFGAQARYSLRDQFPLLTTKRVFWKGILEELLWFIKGSTNAKELSEKGVKIWEANGSRAFLDGLGFTDREEGDLGPVYGFQWRHFGAEYTNMHADYTGQGVDQLQKVIDTIKKNPEDRRIIMCAWNPKDLPFMALPPCHALCQFYVCDGELSCQLYQRSGDMGLGVPFNIASYALLTYMIAHITGLKVRAPCFCQNSLSIIVCFITSCVSFFFLLCQPGDFVHTLGDAHIYVNHIEPLKVQLQREIRPFPKLKILRQVESIDDFRAEDFEICDYNPHPTIKMQMAV; via the exons ATGCCCGCCACTTCAGAAATACACACCGAGGGGACGCCCAGAGAGAGCCGTGAAATGACGGCGCCGGAGAAGAAGAACTTCGGTGTTCTGTGCGATGAACGCGGGTATCTGGACCAGATCGAGTACATCATGCAGCACGGCCGCAGGAAGGGAGACCGAACCGGGACCGGAGTCATCTCAGTGTTCGGTGCCCAGGCCAGATACAGCCTGCGAG atCAGTTTCCCCTGCTGACGACCAAGAGAGTGTTTTGGAAAGGGATCCTTGAAGAACTGCTCTGGTTTATCAAG GGGTCAACAAACGCCAAAGAGCTCTCGGAGAAAGGAGTGAAGATTTGGGAAGCCAACGGTTCTCGGGCCTTCCTGGACGGTCTTGGgttcacagacagagaggaaggcgACCTGGGGCCTGTGTATGGCTTCCAGTGGAGGCACTTTGGTGCAGagtacacaaacatgcatgcag ATTACACAGGACAAGGAGTTGACCAGCTGCAGAAGGTCATCGACACCATCAAGAAGAACCCAGAGGACAGACGGATCATCATGTGTGCTTGGAACCCAAAAG ACCTGCCCTTCATGGCTCTGCCCCCCTGCCACGCCCTGTGTCAGTTCTACGTGTGTGACGGTGAGCTGTCGTGTCAGCTGTACCAGCGCTCAGGTGATATGGGCCTCGGGGTGCCGTTCAACATCGCCAGCTATGCACTTCTTACCTACATGATCGCACACATCACAGGACTCAAGGTAAGAGCACCGTGCTTCTGTCAGAACTCTTTGAGTATTATTGTGTGTTTCATCACctcatgtgtttcttttttttttttactctgtcaGCCTGGCGACTTCGTTCACACTCTGGGAGACGCTCACATCTACGTCAACCACATCGAACCCCTCAAAGTACAG CTTCAGAGGGAGATCCGGCCCTTCCCCAAGCTGAAGATCCTGAGACAGGTGGAGAGTATCGATGATTTCCGTGCAGAGGACTTTGAGATCTGCGACTACAACCCTCATCCCACCATTAAGATGCAGATGGCTGTGTAG